One window of Agromyces rhizosphaerae genomic DNA carries:
- a CDS encoding TadA family conjugal transfer-associated ATPase has translation MAVPRSIPYIARPSWSSPDAPAPAPAPDASGALLVRPGTPGAANRAGTTGSTRRGEAVDAADAARAAQPAEPIDLGALGPLAPHAEGATDLFVNGERGLWVDRGRGAEREPSWEADERMVRALAVALIARGGRHVDEATPAVDARIGGGIRVHAVLPPVATAGTLISVRVPRQGAPSLADLVRGGLCDERVAQRLRAAVAARENLLVTGAAGAGKTTLLGALLAEAPAAERIVLIEDVAELRVRHPHVVALQARQANLEGAGGLGLDALLREALRMRPDRIVVGECRGAELRELLSALNTGHDGGAGTLHANALDEVPARLEALGAAAGMTPDAVARQAASAFDLVVHVERDGTGRRISGTGRLRLDGGRLVVLPSEAEAGA, from the coding sequence ATGGCGGTTCCCCGGTCAATCCCGTACATCGCACGGCCCTCGTGGTCGTCGCCCGACGCGCCCGCGCCCGCGCCCGCGCCCGACGCGAGCGGGGCGCTGCTGGTGCGTCCCGGCACGCCCGGCGCTGCGAACCGCGCGGGCACGACAGGTTCGACACGGCGCGGCGAGGCGGTCGATGCAGCGGATGCCGCCCGGGCGGCGCAGCCGGCCGAGCCGATCGACCTCGGGGCGCTGGGCCCGCTCGCGCCGCACGCCGAGGGCGCCACCGACCTCTTCGTGAACGGCGAGCGCGGGCTCTGGGTGGACCGGGGCCGGGGCGCGGAGCGGGAGCCGTCGTGGGAGGCCGACGAGCGCATGGTCCGCGCGCTCGCGGTCGCGCTCATCGCGCGCGGCGGTCGTCACGTCGACGAGGCGACGCCCGCGGTCGATGCGCGCATCGGCGGCGGCATCCGCGTCCACGCGGTGCTGCCGCCGGTCGCCACGGCCGGCACGCTCATCTCGGTGCGCGTGCCGCGGCAGGGCGCGCCGAGCCTGGCCGACCTCGTGCGGGGCGGGCTGTGCGACGAGCGGGTCGCGCAGCGACTGCGGGCGGCGGTCGCCGCACGGGAGAACCTGCTCGTGACGGGCGCGGCGGGGGCGGGCAAGACGACGCTCCTGGGAGCGCTGCTGGCCGAGGCGCCGGCGGCCGAGCGCATCGTGCTCATCGAGGACGTCGCCGAGCTCCGCGTGCGCCACCCGCACGTCGTCGCGCTGCAGGCGCGTCAGGCCAACCTGGAGGGCGCGGGCGGGCTCGGGCTCGACGCGCTGCTGCGCGAGGCGCTGCGCATGCGGCCCGACCGCATCGTCGTGGGCGAGTGCCGTGGCGCGGAACTGCGCGAGCTGCTGTCGGCGCTGAACACCGGTCACGACGGCGGCGCGGGCACCCTGCACGCGAACGCGCTGGACGAGGTGCCGGCGCGCCTCGAGGCCCTCGGCGCGGCCGCCGGAATGACCCCGGACGCGGTCGCGCGCCAGGCGGCGAGTGCGTTCGACCTCGTGGTCCACGTCGAGCGGGACGGCACCGGGCGCCGGATCAGCGGGACCGGCCGCCTCCGGCTGGACGGCGGCCGTCTGGTCGTGCTGCCGTCCGAGGCGGAGGCGGGCGCATGA
- a CDS encoding type II secretion system F family protein, which yields MIALRRRGPAPGTEVDAVATGAHRLAVLLAAGVAPAAAWAHLASTAGGVAEHAADAARTGGDVAGAVVGAAGALPAPARLGWQALAAGWSVAERSGSPLAQMLRDTAGALRDVAELQRELDAVLAGPRATARLVALLPPVGLAFGAALGFDTVGALLGSPLGLGSAVAGVALLGAGLVWSRALVARAARPEPAPGLALDLLAVALAGGASVPRARAAVVEALDACLPAARADAAADEVVALSRRAGVPVGELLRAEASSQRLAARAAGRAGSAALAVRLMLPLAACTLPAFVLLGVLPMLVSVVATTVADLA from the coding sequence ATGATCGCGCTGCGGCGCCGCGGCCCCGCGCCCGGCACCGAGGTCGACGCGGTGGCGACCGGCGCGCACCGCCTCGCCGTGCTGCTCGCGGCGGGCGTGGCGCCCGCCGCCGCCTGGGCGCATCTCGCGAGCACGGCCGGTGGCGTGGCGGAGCACGCCGCCGATGCGGCGCGCACCGGCGGCGACGTGGCGGGCGCCGTCGTGGGTGCCGCGGGAGCGCTGCCCGCGCCGGCACGACTCGGCTGGCAGGCGCTCGCCGCGGGCTGGTCGGTCGCCGAGCGGTCCGGGAGCCCGCTCGCGCAGATGCTCCGCGACACCGCTGGTGCCCTCCGCGACGTGGCCGAGCTGCAGCGGGAGCTCGACGCCGTGCTCGCGGGCCCGCGTGCGACGGCCCGGCTCGTCGCGCTGCTGCCGCCGGTCGGACTCGCCTTCGGCGCCGCGCTCGGCTTCGACACGGTCGGGGCGCTCCTGGGCTCGCCGCTCGGGCTCGGCTCCGCCGTGGCGGGCGTCGCGCTGCTGGGTGCGGGACTCGTGTGGAGCCGCGCGCTCGTCGCCCGCGCGGCCCGTCCCGAGCCCGCGCCGGGCCTCGCCCTCGACCTGCTCGCCGTCGCGCTCGCCGGTGGCGCGAGCGTCCCGCGAGCGCGCGCCGCCGTGGTCGAGGCGCTCGACGCGTGCCTGCCCGCGGCGCGGGCGGATGCAGCAGCCGACGAGGTCGTCGCGCTGAGCCGCCGCGCGGGCGTGCCGGTCGGCGAGCTGCTGCGCGCGGAGGCCTCGTCGCAGCGTCTGGCCGCGCGAGCAGCCGGGCGCGCCGGGTCCGCCGCGCTCGCGGTGCGCCTGATGCTGCCGCTCGCGGCGTGCACGCTCCCGGCGTTCGTGCTGCTCGGCGTGCTGCCGATGCTCGTGTCGGTCGTCGCGACGACCGTTGCGGACCTCGCATGA